The DNA sequence gtgtgtgtgtgtgtgtgtgtgtgtgtgtgtgtgtgtgtgtgtgtgtgtgtgtgtgtgtgtgtgtgtgtgtgtgtgtgtgtgtgtgtgtgtgtgtgtgtgtgtgtgtgtgtgtgtgtgtgtgtgtgtgtgtgtacatatgtggTGGAAAATGAGAGCAACATCAGAGCCTCTTTAACAACAAACAGCTTCCAACCTGGCACAGCAAACACACGCCGGCCTAATTATTCATCCATAACATGTTGCAGATGCtcgtgtgtgttttcacagtgAACAATGTAACGAGGCGGCGGTGCATTAATGCCCGTGTTCCTTTTCATTAACGTACAGTTTATTCACTCTCTACCTTCCTGTgcttccctgtgtgtgtgtgtgtgtgtgtttgtgtgtgcgtctgtcaGAAGGCATCGTGCGACAGACCGAGCTCGGACGGCGAGGTGGCTCATGAGAACGGACACAGCGACAGCAAGGACCAAGGTGAGAATCAAACGGGAGCTTTGATCCAATAATCTGAAACATTTACTCTGGAGTAGAACTCTATCGCGActtactttcttcttctcttcataaTTAAGCTGTAAGTTAAagttactatatgatcagacattaaggaaacatgttgaagtgctggcttctctgacaacaatgcagcagccagtatgtcctccttctaactttagattctggtcctgaatgctctggatttgtttggaccagagaaggtaggcggttttaagcaCCCCCCCAcctggccgttttggacgcccctcggtttgtcagatatgagaccagttatcaggtcaacaggtgttgcagtgatggaagcggacaagagaagtggttcagatagaagtgattgtacccgacctaaaaagcctctgcatgtttctaataagctccacgagcagaaacgtgctcaaactaggatcaatattggagatgattttgaaaaatggagagaggttagaacacagaaaggtttacagaccgatgcagagctggataaacactgaagcttcagtgtccaccacatggtgacctgtgagagcatggactctagagaggagggggggagacagctctctacaatgttttaaatttggactgcagtacccattttaatcactaggtgtcagagctacatattgctccttttaaGAGAGCTCTCAGACTTCatcaatattgttttttcttgaaCCAACACAGATTTATTCCTAACCTCGCCCTGTTGCTAAATCCTGATCTTAAGACTCCCTATGAATCTGCCTCGTGAATCTCTGCGAGCTCTGAAAAGGTCGACCTTTACTAAAAATGCATGAAGCATGAAGAATGAGCTTTTAGATTTATGTAACATAAATCTTCCACAGAGAATaatcctcctcctgcaggaccaGATGCCAAAACACGGAGATTTGTGTGAAACCGTCTCTGATTATTCACCGTTTGTTTGCTCAGCAGGCACAACTCTCAGAGGAGACACTTTTCATTTCACATGGCAGCTCACTTATTTGGCTCGTCGACCAAAATTTAACACTCATCCTTGATTTCTTTGCCTCTTAAAGATTGGTTCATTTTTCCAACAGATCTCCCTCCAGCGGTTAATTTTAAACCTTCAGCAGTCATTTTTTTATGGAGTGGGCGGCGAGCGGTGATTCATGGGCTCGGTTGTGTAATTCATGTTTATGTGTCTTTGCCGTCAAACCGTGGAGAAAGGAGGAATAAATTCTGCAACTATCTCCTCAGATGAGACGACATCAAGCGTTCCTCgatgctgatgctgaagtgtaaaaacctgcagttcctcgagtgtccacttgaggctggctgcagaagcacaggaagtcacatacacacccattcaaaagagcagaaatgaacgtgtttacagcctggtacaaaaaaggaaccaggtctgattagctcatgtctcaggAGGATTTTTAGATCACTCATCTGCTTTGATTTGTTGAAGGATTAGCGTTTGTAGATtcggccaccagggggctctcaatcaaaaaaaaaagacttaaagatGACGTTAAGGCTGGCGGGAATCATGATAGTTaatctctgtctcctcttcctcttcctccgccTACttctactcctcttcctcttcttcctcctcttcttctttctcttccactTCCTGCTCctattcttcctcttcctcatcttccgcttccttctcctcctgttccttctctttctcctcttccttcacctcctctgcctcttcctcctattcctcctccttctcttcttccaaaCTTcaacttcctcctctttctttttctctttctcttcctatTCCTAttccctcttttcctcttcctcatcttcctcttcccacacctcctgttcctctttctcctcctcctcctcttcttcctcctcatcttcttccaTCCTCCATCCTGCAGACGTCTTCCGATTAAATTCATGCAGTCGCCATTAGAGCTGTCACCTTATTTCAGCGTGGGGAAAAATTGAGCCATTAAGCACTGAACACGAAGACTTTCTGTCATTAGCATCAGTTTGGATTTCTGTTTGTTAGCCTTCAGAAGCTAGGTGCAGATTTGTGCGGGGCAGGgattatgtacagtatattagtgtgtgtgtgtgtgtgcgtgtgtgtgtgtgtgtgtgtttctgcagacgTTAGGCCGTTAGCGTCTCGGCATGATGACATCAGAGAAGGGGAATTCTTCATTTTCCCCCCTTCCCCGTCTCATCTCCGCTTCTGCCTCACAGTCGAGTCAAAAAACGACCAaaagtattttcctctttttctttctctcgctctctttcaaACGGGACACATTTCAACACGCCGCAGACCGCACTGACTTAAAAAAGGGAGCCAAGCAGAAGCTCCTTTCCTCATTTAGACGGACGCAGACTCCGACTCTTAAGACTCGGCTTACTCCACTTTATCCCTCCTCTCAGCAGAATGTGCAaagtcattcctctctctctctctctctctctctctctctctgtctgtctttggaCGAAAACTAGGCCAACTGAAATCATCCCACTCGGACCAGTGGGGCATGCTGGGATTGCAAACCGACACTAAGTCACAAACAAAGCGTTTTTTAAACCCACAAGGGTCTCTTTAAACCCGATGGAAGCGATTCTGACCTCGTGGTTGTTTATAGTAGAGTCTAATGctgctcttttctcctcttttctccgtCGCTCTTCATTGCAAAAGCATCCAAATTGAATCCACAGAAATGAACATGAGCCTCCTCTCGGTAACGTCTCATGTTTGGATAATGACACTAGAGCTTCCAGTCTGCAGGAGGCCTTTAATTAAAGTCAGaatatcacataaaaaaaaaaaaaaaagctgtgtttgtgtgtctgtatcaggaaaaggaaagaagaactCAAAGTCGGAGCAGAAGAGTGGGACGGTGGGGAAGGGGGCGGGGAAGAAGATCACCAAAATCATCGGGCTGGGTAAGAAGAAGCCGTCCACGGATGAGCAGACGTCGTCAGCCGAAGAAGACGCCCCCACGTGTGGTAAGAGTAAAGACGTCTAGATTAGATGTCGGATAGGAAGGAGGGTCGGCTAGTGtttgttcaaatgtttcatATCCAGAGAACCTGAGCAAAACAAGTTAAGAAGATATAATAATAAACACCTGTTAGTGATCTGACGGCCAGGTTTTTCTCATCATCACCGTTATTCACACAACCGCTGTTTATAAAATGACTCATGCCGTATGTTGTTAGAAAGCTACGACTCCTGTGATTCTGAACGTCTAAACCATCTCAAGATCCAACCGtcacagcagccacataaataACCCGCATCCTGAAATCAGGAAGAGCGTTTATAACCTCAAACAGACCGTGGTCAGTGACGAAGGCCTGTCTTATTTCAACAGTAGGACGGACGTTTTAAAgattcatgaaaggatttcaacACAATCTGAAACGGCCGAGTGTTAGCtttctaaacatgtttatatgtgCTTGTAGTCCAAACGGTAAGAACAGGATTACATTTCCTCCTGGTGTGTCTGGATTTATGTTTTATGCAAAATATACAGGAtcttaaaactcaataaaaactaaaatctcTTAAATTAGATTATATTTGGCGGGATGTGTTTACATAATTCCCCTGACAGAAACGTTATGTACATTGAAGTCCTGTTTTTCTGACTGTGTTTGACTTGATTGACAGGCTACCTGAACGTGTTGTCCAACAACCGCTGGCGGGAGCGCTGGTGCCGCCTGAAAGACaaccagctcctcctccacaagGACCGGGACGACCTGAAGAGCCACATCGCCTCGCTGCCCCTCCGAGGCTGCGAGGTGAGCCCGGGCCTCGACAACAAACACCCCTTTGCCTTCCGTCTGCTTCGTAACGGCCAGGAGGTCGCCGTGCTGGAGGTGAGCTGAAAGCGCTGATTTCATTCTGTCGTGTGTTCTTGTGTAAACGTGAGCCATGACACCACTGTGGGCCTTTGGAAAAGATGCAGAAACATCAGAGATTCTGTTCATTTAAACGGGAGAGTTTGCCTCACTGGATTATTTTGCCGCCTGGCTGGAGAAATCTTTTGACTTTCTGTCCCTAAAAGTGATCAAATAGACTTCACAGCAGTTCCAGTTGATCTTGTCTGATGAACGTCTTTAACCCGATCCTTCTTCCTCCAGGCGTCCTCCTCTGAGATGATGGGTCGCTGGCTGGGGGTCTTATTGGCTGAGACCGGCTCCACCACCGACCCGGCCACCCTGCACTACGACTACATCGACGTCGAGACCACCGCCAACGTCATCCAGCTCGCAAAGCAGTCCTTCTGGTGAgggacaaacacatttaatccTGACACTACTGCATTCACTGATTCATGCACAGGGTGTGTGACGGTGTAATTGATCTATTTCTCATCCCAGTTTCACCAGTAAGCGAGCGGTTTCTCCTAACCCGTACCTGGACAACCCGGTCAACGGCTACGCCTGCCCCTCCGGTATGGCTCTGCACTACGATGATGTGCCCATCAACGGGACGGTAAGGACGCACCTGCtcactgtttttattaaacTCTTAGCTGAGCTATAAAGTGAACATCGTTTTCTTAGTTCACTCTAAAGTACggcattaaaggtcacatatgctCCTCTTCTTcgaccagtttaaataagtctcagagctcctcaaatcatgtgtgtgaagtttcttgttctaaatccactctgatcctgtatttgatcatgtctataaacccctctatttcagccctgctcagaacaggctgtttctgtgtctgtacctttaaatatgtaaatgagctgtgtctgaccacgccccctctctggaagggcttggtctttctcgctccatgtcctattgtttacggtgagaaagcagactcagagggcagaacaaacacctagctgtgggagtgtcacccacctgggggaggggttactgtcctttgtgatgtcatgaagggaaaatctccaaacggcctgtttaagcacacattttctgaaaagtggagcagataaaagacagaggggatggacttttctcatcattggggggtttgtagacagactagagacaaatattagtgttagaaaaacatggtgaagtattttttacagaatatgtgacctttaatttttCCCTCCTCCGATGTGATATCTAATAATATGATGTGTCATTTATGAACTGTTAACTCAAACTGTAGTgtaactaaccctaaccctctgtCATCCGCCTCTTCTCTTCCCTTCTTTATCTTTACTTCCTCTAACATTTCAtatctctccccttctctcctctacTTGCTTTGCACGCCCACTCGCTCTAACACAAGGACCCTGATGTGCAGTACTCCAGTCCCAGCACAGGGGGGCGCCAGCTGAAAAAGGAGCTGCTCTATGAGAACACTGACCTCTATGAGAACATGCCCTCGCCCAAGCTGGCGTCTCGTCTCCCTGCAAAgctttcctctccctctgctgctgtctATAAAACCCCCGTCTCTAAAAAAAACTCCGTCTCTAAAAGCCCCGTCTCTAAAGTCTCTTCTAAGTTCCTCGCTGCTGACGCTAAAGCTAAAGAGACGCCGCAGGTGACTAacactctttgtcttttcttttcttacaccTGCATGTTCAGTTGGTCATCATTTCAAAGTCTATTATGACTCTTCTGGGTTtcaaagcaacatttaacataagaaatccagtctctcctgtgtaaatgtgtctctgagtcatgactgtctacaatgagggagaagatcgagtcccgctggctgtgttgttgtcagagccgtgtttacatggacgagatggccggctcctccccttgtgtataaaagctgtcaagaagaacatactcactgattatttggatgtcacataagcgtttttagatctgTGTCAATCTAAATGCAaggtgaagctacaagctaactaaagagtgctaacattagcatgctaacacaacaccTCCATCGGTTTGTCGCGTCAACATCACACGGTCTGTTGAACTATTTTGATAAGAAAAGCTTGAATATTTCAGCCTCAGAGTCCGTCAGTGAATCGTTTTTAACAAAGTGTTTCATCATCTTTAAAGTTAGCTGTGAACATGTGAAAGTCAGAGATGTTAGGCTGAAGGAAAAGGGGGAATATGTTGTTTATTGTTCCTGGAGGAGCGCACTTTTCACTCACCAAATGGGGTGTTGATGTTGGACACCCGTGTGCTTACCTCTGTCTCTTTCCCATCAGCCTGTGAATCCCTCTGTTGTGGATCTAGGTAATTTGATTATCGCCATGACCGCGTCGGAATCATTCCCATGTTCAGTCTTTGAAAACACTCGACATGTGCTTCACCTCCAACCCTGAGAGTGAAGTCTTGACCCTGACTTCACTCTAGTCATATCAGTCAGAGGCTTTTTCCTCCAAAACAAAACCCAGACTTGAACAGAAGTAAagcttctgggcctccgtacatgtgtggtggtgactgtgtctgtgttctgGGTGGGGAGCTGGGGCATTTCCTCCAGCCAACGACAAAATGATCTTTTGAGGgcccttcacaacagggtctcTTGCtcgactcttctcctctgtcgccccccggtggtggaacaaaatACCAAACTTTAtctgatctgcagagtccctctgcacctttaagaaaaagctaaagacccagctctttcatgaacacctacggCCTTGATGttattgataatgatgatgtttAGGATGGTTTCGATGCTGATTAGAAcactcaagaacagctgtcaatggtgtgctctgcctctggtcacttcctgtatgcctctggtcacttcctgtcagcaccttaTCCAAAACGATGCTGGTGCAAAAGCGTCATATCACACGCTGCTGACGTCGACAGCAACCTTCTGACAAATTAAAAGAGAACTAGAAGCGCTCTGAGCGACCACCTGccgctgcaaacgctctctcctcatggGGAACGATTGAAACAAGAAGCAGGCACATCAGGTGGAGACAGGCGCTAATTCATTGATAcctcaaaaataagaaaaaagggaaactgtCCCATAGAAATCTTTTTCATACACTCCTGCCTcagccagctgtgtgtgtgtgtgtgtgtgtgtgtgtgtgtgtgtgtgtgtgtgtgtgtgtgtgtgtgtgtgtgtgtgtgtgtgtgtgtgtgtgtgtgtgtgtgtgtgtgtgtgtgtgtgtgtgtgtgtgtgtgtgtgtgtgtgtgtgtgtgtgtgtgtgtgtgtgtgtgtgtgtgtgtgtgtgtgtgtgtgtgtgtgtgtgtgtgtgtgtgtgtgtgtgtgtgtgtccttcctcTCCTTAACCAATGGGCTGTGTGTGATTTATGTTTAAACCCCGCCCGCTCTAAGTGCCACCCTGCCTTCACGGCCACATAAGTCACCACATGCTGTTGTTTggagctccgcctcctccctgCCAACCTTTtgatgtgtgtgcagtgtgtggcGTGTCCCGGGGGAGTGTTAACATCGCCTCCAAGACCACAAAGAACcgctgaactgtaagaagtagAATTTAATACAGAGAGGTTTGCATTAGAGCGCCCGCCGGATCACATTGATGATAGGAGCTGCAGAATTGATCCAGATGTAATGACTCCCCCAAACATCATCAAGCGTCttctgctgccctctagtggtaaTACAGTGTTTCTGTGAAGGGTTTTGgtaatgtgtttgatgtgttggtCAAAGGAGAGGGTTCGATTTAAGATGACACCGAGGTTACTGACatgtggggggcggggggggggggagtaatgGGTGGATTTGTTGAGGGATTTGGGACCGATGATGATAATGACATGAAaagtctttcttcttctcttattgTCCAATCAGCTGAAGGGAAAGAAAGGAGCGGCCACCAATGGGATCACTTCCAAACAGAAGGCCGATCAAAAGAACCAGACCAAAAAGAACGGGGTCAACGTCATGAACGGGACGGCCTCGCTCAAACGCAACAGCTCGAGTAAGTAGGAACAAAACTAGTCTCGTCACACTGACGGCGTCATCACCTCACTTTCATGCAAAGCTCTGCTCCACAGCTTCTTGGAAACTGCAGGGTTTGAGAGTTACGGTTTGAGGTTTTTAAGAAGAGGCGCTGGTAAAATAACTTGAAATCCTAAAAGCTTCCCAACCCTCAGGACCAAACGTGTGACGCAAGTGGGTCAGACTCGAGAAAAACCTCCTGCCAGGGTCGAGGGTTTCAGACTCTAACAGACGCGGCAGGTCTCAGGAGTGGAGCCCAGatttttggggggggagggaggcGGGAGTGTGGTCATGCTAATCCTTGTGGTGCggagtaggtttttttttttttttttttttttgcctaatgtGTGAACGAGGAGGGTTGTCGCTCCTCCAGATGTCGGAATGGAAAAATGTGCCATGCTGGATTCAGAGAAAGTGACACAATGCTCATATTTCGAGAATTTGAAAATGTCAGCAGCGGTTTTTATGAGAGATTCTTCtgaatgcaacacacacacatacacacacacacacacacacacacacacacacgtctgatgGTTACCCTCAGTGTATTTTCCAGTAATGGAAAGGCATCGTGTAATTAATAACTGCTGAAGGCTGTGAGGTCAGGGGGTTTCTGGGTAATTCGTGCTCACCAGCGCTCTGATATTAACGACTTTAAAACCCTTTTTTCCACAACACGTGTTGGTTTTCGGTTCCTTTTCCCCCGTAAAACTTTTTAGTGTCACGACTTAACAGTGAAGCGGCGTCACAAGCGGCGGTCTGGAGaaatattctgcatttttttctcagttctgCAGCATTTTATTCACTCTCCTAATAAAGATCATAAAAGTTTATCGTTAAAGAAAACTCTGTCAGAGGGCTTCATTTAGGGTCCTGACTTCCTGTGGAAGTTGGACTTTTTAGAGACGTTGAACTAGCTCGCTGGCGTCGCCTCATTTCTAAGTTATAAACATGATGGaggcacagaagaagaagaagtagtagaagaagagcTGAGCAGGAAAGAGTGTGATCAGATCAGAACCTCCATGTGGACACTGGAGATGCTGAGTAATACTATGTGTATGTAGTCAGGTGCTATCTGAACGCAGTCGGATCATAGAAAACGCATTTTAAATGTCGGGTATAAAGAGGATCTACTACGTCATCCAGCGGGAGGTCCCCCCACTTTAAAACTCATTCTGACGCCACTGCATGACCGTACTAGTTTACTTCAGTTACTATCGAACCAGACAGTAATTCACTGGGCGGCCAGCAGATGGCAGGAGCTGTTTTGCAAGGTGTGAAGGAGCACATGACAATCTGAGCTTTGTTTGAGTTGGGCTGCAGAAGCTTTAGTGACGtcctgtgttttaaaacatatGAGCAGAACTGAGCATGCTGGGTGAGTGGCTCTAACAGGCAGGTATACCtgagtatcatcagcatagaaAAGAACGTTAACATCATGTCTTATTTGTTGCTCTGTGACGCGTGCTGTGAttgtaaaacacttttcaaCAGAGCTACTGCATGGTCGGCTTGTGCAAAGTCCCACCTTTGAAGGGTTCGAACTTCAGAACGTTTTCATCGTTGACCTTCTGTTTCCAGCGCCTTTACATGTGATCTCTCTGTGCAGATGCAGAGCAGGTTAAGTACGGGAAGAACCGCGTGGAGGCCGACGCCAAGCGGCTGCAGTCCAAGGAGGACgagctgatgaagaggaagCAGGAGATCAGGAACCATCTGACccagctgaagaaagacaggagggACCT is a window from the Labrus mixtus chromosome 23, fLabMix1.1, whole genome shotgun sequence genome containing:
- the afap1 gene encoding actin filament-associated protein 1 isoform X2; protein product: MEKEKNDKAMEELVCELRLFLDLLDREYLSAGVRERKLHLSNILHRVLSEKEPSFKSEIHSGLPAPPQMPLPEIPHPWLPPNSGPPPLPSSSLPEGYYEEAVPLSPGKAPEYITSNYDSDAMSSSYESYDEEEEDGKGQKMRQWPSEEASMDLVKDARICAFLLRKKRFGQWTKLLCVIKDNKLLCYKSSKDQTPQMELSLSGCSITHIPKDGKKKKHELKIVHQGADALVLAVHSKEQAEEWLKVMREVCVNGCVDFDGAGSGSPVHKPELEKKASCDRPSSDGEVAHENGHSDSKDQGKGKKNSKSEQKSGTVGKGAGKKITKIIGLGKKKPSTDEQTSSAEEDAPTCGYLNVLSNNRWRERWCRLKDNQLLLHKDRDDLKSHIASLPLRGCEVSPGLDNKHPFAFRLLRNGQEVAVLEASSSEMMGRWLGVLLAETGSTTDPATLHYDYIDVETTANVIQLAKQSFCFTSKRAVSPNPYLDNPVNGYACPSGMALHYDDVPINGTDPDVQYSSPSTGGRQLKKELLYENTDLYENMPSPKLASRLPAKLSSPSAAVYKTPVSKKNSVSKSPVSKVSSKFLAADAKAKETPQLKGKKGAATNGITSKQKADQKNQTKKNGVNVMNGTASLKRNSSNAEQVKYGKNRVEADAKRLQSKEDELMKRKQEIRNHLTQLKKDRRDLRTAVEAAAGKRSLASLSERLKKVEEDCRLKEEERVNLELELTEVKESLKKALSGGVTLGLTIEPKTGSSGLQSPAMTRRTQGSSPFSSCDTSDTESCSLPVNSASLLRRQGAQKPSTVRGHVLRKAKEWEQKSGT